The Corvus hawaiiensis isolate bCorHaw1 chromosome 2, bCorHaw1.pri.cur, whole genome shotgun sequence genome includes a window with the following:
- the B4GALT4 gene encoding beta-1,4-galactosyltransferase 4 → MALGLNVYHLFYKFKVLVLVTSLLMVLWTTFSYLVDTRQEIPKAKSMVEFFRKVTSLEHSQKEEKIKSTADIPMVKSFQGPCPAVSPYLRGASKLSFKPSVTLEEVQKENPQVAKGRYHPVECSALQHVAILIPHRNREKHLLYLLQHLHPFLQRQQLDYGIYVIHQAGNTKFNRAKLLNVGYLEALKEASWDCFIFHDVDLVPENDFNIYMCDTQPKHLVVGRNNTGYRLRYRGYFGGVTALTRDQFSKVNGFSNSYWGWGGEDDDLRIRVEMQKMKVVRPPADVARYTMIFHNRDHGNEENRERMKLLRQVSRTWKTDGLNSCSYKLLSVEHNPLYINITVDFRVQPKVS, encoded by the exons ATGGCCTTGGGCTTGAATGTTTATCACCTCTTCTATAAGTTCAAAGTGTTGGTGCTTGTCACTTCGCTTTTGATGGTGCTATGGACCACATTCAGTTACTTAGTGGACACCAGACAGGAAATTCCTAAAGCTAAGAGCATGGTGGAATTTTTCAGGAAGGTAACTAGCCTGGAGCACAgtcaaaaggaagagaagatcAAATCCACTGCAGACATTCCCATGGTGAAGTCATTTCAgggtccctgcccagctgtgtccccatACCTGC GAGGTGCCAGCAAACTCTCCTTCAAACCATCTGTTACACTGGAAGAAGTGCAAAAGGAGAACCCTCAGGTAGCCAAGGGCCGGTACCACCCTGTGGagtgctcagccctgcagcatgTGGCCATCCTTATCCCTCACCGCAACCGAGAGAAGCATCTGCTGTAcctcctgcagcatctccaCCCCTtcctgcaaaggcagcagctggattATGGCATCTACGTCATTCACcag GCTGGCAACACCAAATTTAATCGAGCTAAACTGCTGAATGTAGGATACCTAGAGGCCCTAAAAGAAGCAAGCTGGGACTGTTTCATTTTCCATGATGTGGATCTGGTGCCAGAAAATGACTTTAACATTTACATGTGTGACACACAACCAAAGCACCTTGTAGTTGGCAGGAACAATACTGGATACAG GTTACGGTACCGGGGCTATTTTGGAGGTGTAACTGCTCTTACAAGAGATCAGTTTTCCAAAGTGAATGGATTCTCTAACAGCTACTGGGGTTGGGGTGGAGAAGATGATGACCTTCGAATCAG GGTTGAGATGCAGAAGATGAAAGTGGTGAGGCCGCCTGCTGATGTGGCCAGGTACACGATGATCTTCCACAACCGTGACCACGGTAACGAGGAGAATCGAGAGAG GATGAAGCTGCTCCGTCAGGTCTCTAGAACATGGAAGACAGACGGGCTGAATTCCTGTTCCTACAAACTGC